Proteins found in one Bacillus subtilis subsp. subtilis str. 168 genomic segment:
- the mcpB gene encoding methyl-accepting chemotaxis protein (Evidence 1a: Function from experimental evidences in the studied strain; PubMedId: 12011078, 14731274, 15317802, 15544802, 19901023, 20864474, 22931217, 27899502; Product type rc: receptor), translated as MKTFINWLKKPSISKKLIVSFIAILIIPILILEFSSYRSASGKLDQEIMGNAKNSVDTFNTTVTNDLGEKAKAVTFFSESLKRSAFKGKSNQEEIKAKFSQYVSINQGVARIYGGADNGTYVQAPKEKLPEGYDPRQRPWYQDAMKAGGEIVVTDPYVAASDGSMVITIAQELKDGSGVVAMDITIDKLLEQMKQIKVGKEGYAFIATKNKTYVAHKNHKAGEKLSGDWVAKMYANDSGELQYTLNNEDKKMTYTTNELTGWKIAGTMYMDEIKDASKSVLTTGMIVLIASIVAGGILILFIVRSITKPLKRLVQSSKTISRGDLTETIEIHSKDELGELGESFNEMGQSLRSLISAIQDSVNNVAASSEQLTASAGQTSKATEHITMAIEQFSNGNEEQSEKVESSSHQLNLMNEGLQQVSQTSSDITKASIQSTEIAGTGEKFVQQTVGQMNSINQSVQQAEAVVKGLEGKSKDITSILRVINGIADQTNLLALNAAIEAARAGESGRGFSVVAEEVRKLAVQSADSAKEIEKLIQEIVAEIDTSLHMFKEVNQEVQSGLVVTDNTKESFQSIFSMTNEIAGKLQTMNSTVEQLSDRSQHVSAAVSGIADVSKESSASIQDIAASAEEQLASMEEISSSATTLAQMAEELRDLTKQFKIE; from the coding sequence ATGAAGACTTTTATCAATTGGCTGAAGAAACCGTCTATTTCAAAGAAATTAATCGTCTCATTTATTGCGATTCTCATTATCCCTATTCTTATATTAGAATTTAGCTCTTACCGAAGCGCCAGCGGAAAGCTGGATCAGGAAATTATGGGAAATGCGAAAAACAGTGTCGATACATTTAATACAACTGTTACAAATGATCTGGGAGAAAAAGCGAAAGCAGTCACCTTTTTCAGTGAATCTCTTAAAAGATCCGCATTCAAAGGGAAATCAAATCAAGAAGAGATCAAAGCTAAATTTTCACAATATGTATCTATTAATCAAGGAGTAGCCAGAATTTATGGGGGCGCAGATAACGGCACTTATGTACAAGCGCCAAAAGAAAAATTGCCGGAAGGATACGACCCGAGACAACGGCCTTGGTACCAGGATGCGATGAAGGCCGGCGGTGAAATTGTCGTGACAGATCCTTACGTGGCTGCGAGTGACGGAAGCATGGTCATTACCATTGCACAGGAGCTGAAGGACGGATCTGGCGTTGTCGCCATGGATATTACCATTGATAAATTGTTAGAACAAATGAAACAAATCAAGGTCGGAAAAGAAGGTTATGCTTTCATTGCAACAAAAAACAAAACCTATGTCGCCCACAAGAACCATAAGGCTGGAGAAAAGCTTTCAGGCGACTGGGTAGCCAAAATGTATGCGAATGACAGCGGTGAACTCCAGTATACTCTTAATAACGAAGATAAAAAGATGACCTATACTACAAACGAACTGACTGGTTGGAAAATAGCCGGCACAATGTATATGGATGAAATTAAGGATGCCTCAAAGTCTGTGCTGACAACAGGAATGATTGTGCTGATTGCTTCCATTGTGGCAGGCGGAATTTTAATTCTGTTTATCGTTCGTTCGATTACAAAACCGTTAAAACGTCTTGTTCAATCATCGAAAACGATCAGCAGGGGGGATCTGACCGAAACGATCGAAATCCATTCAAAGGATGAGCTTGGAGAGCTTGGGGAAAGCTTCAATGAAATGGGACAATCTCTCCGCTCTCTGATCAGCGCTATTCAGGACTCGGTGAACAATGTGGCCGCATCTTCCGAACAGCTTACCGCATCTGCCGGGCAGACGAGTAAAGCCACCGAGCATATTACGATGGCGATTGAGCAGTTCTCAAACGGAAACGAGGAGCAAAGCGAAAAGGTTGAATCCAGCTCTCATCAGCTGAACTTAATGAATGAAGGACTCCAGCAAGTCTCACAAACATCGTCAGATATTACAAAGGCATCTATCCAATCAACGGAAATCGCCGGAACGGGTGAGAAGTTTGTGCAGCAGACAGTCGGACAAATGAACTCGATTAATCAATCTGTTCAGCAGGCTGAAGCTGTTGTCAAAGGCTTAGAAGGAAAATCAAAAGACATCACAAGCATTTTGAGAGTCATCAACGGAATCGCTGACCAAACAAATCTGCTTGCACTAAATGCAGCCATTGAAGCGGCGCGTGCCGGAGAGTCAGGACGCGGCTTCTCTGTCGTAGCGGAGGAGGTGCGCAAGCTGGCTGTCCAATCAGCCGATTCAGCGAAAGAAATCGAAAAGCTGATCCAAGAAATCGTCGCAGAAATCGACACCTCTCTTCACATGTTTAAAGAGGTCAATCAGGAAGTACAGTCCGGACTTGTTGTCACAGACAATACAAAAGAAAGCTTCCAGAGCATTTTCAGCATGACAAACGAAATCGCGGGCAAGCTGCAGACGATGAATTCCACCGTCGAGCAGCTGTCAGACCGTTCACAGCATGTTTCAGCAGCAGTCAGCGGCATTGCAGACGTGTCGAAAGAAAGCTCGGCAAGCATCCAGGACATTGCCGCATCAGCTGAAGAACAGCTTGCTTCCATGGAAGAAATCAGTTCCTCAGCGACGACTCTTGCGCAGATGGCAGAAGAGCTTCGCGATCTGACGAAACAATTTAAAATCGAGTAA
- the tlpA gene encoding methyl-accepting chemotaxis protein (membrane curvature dependent localisation) (Evidence 1a: Function from experimental evidences in the studied strain; PubMedId: 8188684, 10825179, 14563871, 26522943; Product type rc: receptor): MKKTLTTIRRSSIARRLIISFLLILIVPITALSVSAYQSAVASLDVQMTQSAKENVQILDHIIDDKISTTEKSLAYFSDWATAEKFQDKKKTELKQEFKQFIQMNDNVAAVFSSGKDGDFTRYPYADMPSDFNALERDWYKEAMANKGKTIVTEPYESISSGKMVVTIARQTVDGSGVVAIDMKIDDLVTTAKGINIGKEGYAFILSQNKKVIAYSGEKAGTELKGDWVDKLYKDKSGDFEYTYKGKKKKMAFATSQTTGWKISGTMYANEIHDAASRVLIMASIVLAIAIGAGMTAIYFVIRSITKPLRRIVASAEKISEGDLTETIEINSKDELGVLSESFNHMAHSLRSLIHGIKDSVEHVASSSEELTASADQTSRATEHITMAIEQFSNGSESQSEKIETTTEQINEMNDGLAELARAAAVITETSADSTEVSSKGETLVQKTAGQMNTIDHSVKAAEQVVKGLEIKSKDITNILRVINGIADQTNLLALNAAIEAARAGEYGRGFSVVAEEVRKLAVQSADSAKEIESLISEIVKEIHTSLNVLQSVNKEVETGLVMTDETKQSFKHISQMTNQIASELQNMNATVEELSAGAQEISAASNDITAISKESSDGIQDIAASAEEQLASMEEISSSALTLERMSEELRDLTKQFKVDK; encoded by the coding sequence ATGAAAAAAACACTCACCACTATTCGCAGATCATCAATTGCAAGGAGACTTATTATTTCTTTCCTGCTGATCTTAATTGTTCCGATAACCGCCCTTTCGGTTAGCGCTTATCAATCAGCAGTTGCCTCACTTGATGTACAGATGACGCAAAGCGCAAAGGAAAATGTTCAGATATTAGATCACATCATTGATGATAAAATCAGCACTACTGAAAAAAGCCTCGCATATTTCAGCGATTGGGCTACAGCAGAAAAATTTCAGGATAAAAAGAAAACAGAGCTGAAACAGGAATTTAAACAATTTATCCAAATGAATGATAATGTCGCTGCGGTATTTTCAAGCGGCAAAGACGGGGACTTCACACGTTATCCGTACGCTGACATGCCAAGCGACTTTAATGCTTTGGAACGAGATTGGTACAAAGAAGCAATGGCCAATAAAGGCAAAACAATTGTCACTGAGCCTTATGAATCGATTTCATCAGGAAAAATGGTCGTCACCATCGCCCGTCAAACGGTGGATGGGTCAGGCGTTGTCGCCATTGATATGAAAATTGATGACTTAGTCACTACCGCGAAAGGAATCAATATCGGAAAAGAAGGCTATGCTTTTATTTTGAGCCAAAACAAGAAAGTCATCGCCTACTCCGGAGAAAAAGCGGGAACAGAGCTAAAAGGGGACTGGGTTGATAAGCTCTACAAGGATAAAAGCGGGGACTTTGAATATACGTACAAAGGCAAAAAGAAAAAAATGGCATTTGCAACAAGCCAAACAACAGGCTGGAAAATCAGCGGCACGATGTATGCAAACGAGATTCACGATGCTGCAAGCAGGGTTCTGATCATGGCTTCAATCGTTCTGGCGATTGCCATCGGAGCTGGAATGACGGCGATTTATTTTGTGATTCGATCCATCACAAAGCCATTGAGACGCATTGTCGCATCCGCTGAAAAAATTAGTGAAGGCGATCTAACCGAAACGATTGAAATCAATTCAAAAGATGAACTCGGCGTTCTGAGTGAGAGCTTCAATCATATGGCACACTCGCTTCGCTCGCTCATTCACGGGATCAAAGACTCAGTAGAACACGTTGCCTCCTCGTCTGAAGAGCTGACTGCATCGGCAGACCAGACAAGCAGAGCCACTGAGCACATTACGATGGCTATCGAGCAATTTTCAAACGGCAGTGAAAGCCAAAGCGAGAAAATAGAAACGACAACCGAACAAATTAATGAAATGAATGACGGATTGGCAGAGCTGGCGCGGGCTGCAGCAGTGATTACAGAAACATCCGCAGATTCAACCGAAGTGTCAAGCAAAGGGGAGACACTCGTCCAGAAAACAGCCGGCCAAATGAACACAATTGACCATTCCGTAAAAGCAGCGGAACAAGTGGTGAAAGGGCTGGAGATCAAATCAAAGGATATCACGAATATTTTGCGTGTCATCAACGGCATTGCGGATCAAACCAATCTTTTGGCTTTAAATGCCGCCATTGAAGCTGCCAGAGCGGGTGAATACGGCCGGGGCTTCTCAGTCGTCGCTGAGGAAGTGAGAAAGCTCGCGGTACAGTCGGCTGACTCAGCAAAAGAAATTGAATCGCTGATCAGTGAAATAGTAAAAGAAATTCACACATCACTGAACGTGCTTCAGTCCGTAAACAAAGAAGTTGAAACAGGGCTTGTCATGACGGATGAAACTAAACAGAGCTTCAAACATATATCGCAAATGACCAATCAAATTGCTTCCGAGCTGCAAAACATGAATGCGACGGTTGAGGAGCTGTCAGCGGGAGCTCAAGAAATTTCCGCAGCTTCAAATGATATCACTGCCATTTCTAAGGAAAGCTCGGATGGCATCCAAGATATCGCCGCTTCAGCTGAGGAACAGCTGGCATCCATGGAGGAGATTAGTTCATCTGCACTGACGCTTGAAAGAATGTCTGAAGAACTCCGTGATCTGACAAAACAATTTAAAGTAGACAAATAA
- the tlpB gene encoding methyl-accepting chemotaxis protein (Evidence 1a: Function from experimental evidences in the studied strain; PubMedId: 8188684, 10825179, 14563871; Product type rc: receptor), producing the protein MGKFIQWIKQPSISKPLIAAFLAVLILPVGVLAYFSYQSAWNALDRELISSAKGNVEELNSTLQNKLEDKVKAIDYYSETVDKDILLGKNKTLLKEKFKQYTTLNDDVGAIYAASEDKKLYKYPDSGVPKGFDPTGRDWYKQAVAEKGQAVFSEPYTDEATGDIVVTISKQLKDGSGVIALDLNLDEVLTASKRIKIGKEGFAFITTGNKKYIAHPTIKPGTTGSGDWTNQVYSKKEGSFEYTFEGKEKKMAFTTNKLTGWKIAGTYFVSELQDASSPVLNTAVIILCVSIVIGGILILYIIRAITKPLRKLVSTSAKISSGDLTEVIDIHSKNEFGQLGESFNEMSASLRSVIGVIQTSVENVASSSEELTASAAQTSKATEHITLAIEQFSDGNEAQSEKLETSSNHLSQMNEGISKVAQASSTITKSSIQSSEAAGSGEKLVEHTVGQMKTIDQSVQKAEAVVKGLETKSQDITSILNVINGIADQTNLLALNAAIEAARAGEYGRGFSVVAEEVRKLAVQSADSAKEIEGLIQEIVREISTSLSMFQSVNHEVKEGLQITDQTAESFKQIYEMTTQISGELQNLNATVEQLSAGSQEVSSAVEDISAVAKESSAGIQDIAASAEEQLASMEEISSSAETLANMAEELQDITKKFKIES; encoded by the coding sequence ATGGGAAAATTCATACAATGGATCAAACAGCCATCGATCAGCAAACCGCTAATCGCTGCGTTTCTGGCAGTGCTTATTTTGCCGGTTGGGGTTTTAGCATATTTCAGTTATCAATCAGCTTGGAACGCGTTAGACAGAGAGCTCATAAGCAGTGCGAAGGGAAATGTTGAAGAACTAAACAGTACGCTGCAAAATAAATTAGAAGATAAAGTAAAAGCAATAGATTATTATAGTGAGACAGTCGATAAAGACATATTGTTAGGCAAAAACAAAACATTACTGAAAGAGAAATTTAAGCAGTACACGACACTTAACGACGATGTAGGCGCAATCTATGCTGCCTCAGAAGATAAGAAGCTTTATAAATATCCGGATAGCGGTGTTCCGAAAGGTTTCGATCCGACAGGACGTGACTGGTACAAACAGGCGGTTGCGGAAAAAGGACAAGCTGTTTTCTCAGAACCGTATACCGATGAAGCGACAGGAGATATCGTTGTCACAATTTCAAAACAATTAAAAGACGGTTCAGGGGTTATAGCGCTAGATTTAAACCTGGATGAAGTGCTTACTGCATCAAAAAGAATCAAAATCGGAAAAGAAGGCTTTGCATTTATTACGACAGGCAACAAAAAATATATCGCCCATCCGACCATTAAGCCGGGGACAACCGGTTCCGGCGATTGGACAAACCAAGTATATTCCAAAAAAGAAGGCTCATTTGAATATACATTCGAAGGCAAAGAAAAGAAAATGGCCTTTACGACAAATAAACTGACTGGCTGGAAAATCGCGGGCACATATTTTGTCAGTGAATTGCAAGATGCTTCAAGCCCGGTGCTGAACACTGCGGTTATCATTCTATGCGTGTCAATAGTAATCGGCGGCATACTCATACTCTATATTATCCGTGCCATCACCAAGCCGTTAAGAAAACTTGTCTCAACGTCTGCAAAAATCAGCAGCGGAGATCTCACAGAAGTCATTGACATTCACTCGAAAAACGAGTTTGGCCAGCTTGGCGAAAGCTTTAATGAAATGTCTGCATCATTGCGTTCTGTAATAGGCGTTATTCAAACGTCTGTAGAAAACGTCGCTTCATCTTCTGAGGAGCTGACAGCAAGCGCAGCCCAAACAAGCAAGGCAACTGAACATATTACACTTGCCATCGAACAGTTCTCAGATGGCAACGAGGCACAAAGCGAGAAACTGGAAACAAGCTCAAATCATCTTTCTCAAATGAACGAGGGGATTTCAAAAGTGGCTCAAGCCTCTTCAACCATTACGAAATCATCGATTCAGTCCTCTGAGGCAGCGGGCAGCGGAGAAAAGCTGGTGGAGCATACAGTCGGCCAGATGAAAACAATTGACCAATCCGTTCAAAAAGCGGAAGCGGTTGTGAAGGGCCTTGAAACAAAATCGCAAGACATCACAAGCATCTTGAATGTGATTAACGGCATTGCTGATCAAACCAACCTGCTTGCATTAAATGCTGCGATTGAGGCGGCAAGAGCGGGAGAATACGGAAGAGGTTTCTCAGTAGTTGCGGAAGAGGTTAGAAAACTTGCTGTACAATCAGCAGACTCCGCCAAGGAAATTGAAGGATTAATTCAAGAGATTGTCAGGGAAATCAGCACCTCACTTTCAATGTTCCAATCCGTGAATCATGAAGTGAAAGAAGGCTTGCAGATTACGGATCAAACAGCGGAAAGCTTTAAACAAATCTATGAGATGACAACCCAAATTTCCGGCGAATTGCAAAACTTGAACGCGACGGTTGAACAACTGTCAGCCGGATCACAGGAAGTGTCAAGTGCTGTTGAAGATATTTCTGCAGTGGCGAAAGAAAGCTCAGCAGGCATTCAGGATATCGCAGCTTCGGCGGAAGAACAGCTTGCGTCCATGGAAGAAATCAGCTCTTCAGCGGAAACGTTGGCAAACATGGCGGAAGAACTTCAGGACATTACGAAGAAATTTAAAATAGAATCATAA
- the mcpA gene encoding methyl-accepting chemotaxis protein (Evidence 1a: Function from experimental evidences in the studied strain; PubMedId: 8188684, 9721285, 12011078; Product type rc: receptor): MKKILQLIKQRSITRKLLVSFLSILIIPVVILAIFAYQSASSSLDRQMMGSALENVQQLNEIINTSIGEKENSADYFSEWLTKEKYNAKSNASIAEKFSQYISINKDVESIYTSDTKGHFTRYPDLPMPSGYNPVERDWYKKAVANKGKVVITDPYKTASTNTMVVTIAQQTKDGSGVIAINMTIENLLKTTKKVNIGTQGYAFIMTKDKKVVAHPNEQSGTELKGDWLDKMLSADKGDFQYTMDGDKKKMAFDTNKLTGWKIGGTMYLDEIHEAAQPVLHLALIVLAAAIIIGIIVMTLIIRSITTPLKQLVGSSKRISEGDLTETIDIRSKDELGELGKSFNNMASSLRSLIHAIQDSVDNVAASSEELTASAAQTSKATEHITLAIEQFSNGNEKQNENIETAAEHIYQMNDGLTNMAQASEVITDSSVQSTEIASEGGKLVHQTVGQMNVIDKSVKEAEQVVRGLETKSKDITNILRVINGIADQTNLLALNAAIEAARAGEYGRGFSVVAEEVRKLAVQSADSAKEIEGLIIEIVKEINTSLGMFQSVNQEVQTGLDITDKTEMSFKRISEMTNQIAGELQNMSATVQQLSASSEEVSGASEHIASISKESSAHIQDIAASAEEQLASMEEISSSAETLSSMAEELRDMTKRFKIE, translated from the coding sequence ATGAAAAAAATACTCCAACTCATAAAACAAAGATCAATTACACGGAAGCTTCTCGTTTCCTTTCTGTCGATCCTCATCATACCGGTTGTCATATTGGCGATCTTTGCGTATCAATCGGCTAGCAGCTCACTCGACAGACAGATGATGGGGAGCGCATTGGAAAATGTACAGCAATTAAACGAAATCATTAACACCAGCATCGGCGAAAAAGAAAACAGTGCTGATTATTTCAGCGAATGGCTGACAAAAGAGAAATACAATGCAAAAAGCAATGCAAGCATTGCAGAGAAATTCTCACAATATATCAGCATTAACAAGGATGTAGAATCCATTTATACAAGTGACACAAAAGGGCACTTTACCCGCTATCCGGATCTTCCGATGCCAAGCGGCTATAATCCGGTTGAACGCGACTGGTACAAAAAAGCGGTTGCAAATAAAGGGAAAGTCGTGATCACAGACCCTTATAAAACCGCGTCGACAAATACGATGGTTGTGACAATCGCCCAGCAGACAAAAGATGGTTCAGGCGTTATCGCAATCAACATGACGATTGAAAATCTGCTGAAAACAACCAAAAAAGTCAACATCGGCACACAAGGCTACGCATTTATCATGACGAAGGACAAAAAAGTTGTCGCACACCCTAATGAACAATCAGGAACTGAATTAAAAGGCGACTGGCTCGATAAGATGTTGAGTGCTGATAAAGGCGATTTTCAATACACCATGGATGGCGATAAGAAAAAAATGGCCTTTGACACAAACAAGTTGACGGGATGGAAGATCGGCGGCACCATGTATTTGGATGAAATCCATGAGGCAGCCCAGCCTGTCCTTCACCTTGCTTTAATTGTCTTGGCCGCAGCTATTATCATAGGGATTATCGTCATGACATTGATCATTCGGTCGATTACAACACCGCTGAAACAGCTTGTCGGTTCCTCTAAGCGGATCAGCGAGGGAGATTTGACGGAAACCATTGATATCCGTTCAAAAGATGAATTGGGCGAGCTCGGCAAAAGCTTTAACAATATGGCGTCGTCACTTCGTTCTCTCATACACGCCATCCAGGATTCGGTAGACAATGTTGCCGCTTCCTCTGAGGAGCTGACTGCATCAGCTGCGCAAACGAGCAAGGCAACAGAGCACATTACATTGGCGATTGAACAATTTTCTAACGGCAATGAAAAACAAAACGAAAACATTGAAACGGCAGCAGAGCACATTTATCAAATGAATGACGGGTTGACGAATATGGCTCAAGCTTCTGAAGTGATCACTGATTCATCTGTTCAATCGACAGAAATTGCAAGTGAAGGCGGCAAGCTTGTTCATCAAACCGTCGGCCAAATGAATGTCATTGACAAGTCCGTTAAAGAAGCGGAGCAAGTCGTACGCGGATTGGAAACGAAATCGAAAGATATTACAAACATTTTGCGTGTGATCAACGGCATCGCAGACCAGACGAACCTGCTTGCCTTAAACGCAGCAATTGAAGCAGCGCGCGCAGGCGAGTACGGCCGCGGCTTCTCCGTTGTAGCGGAAGAAGTAAGAAAACTGGCAGTACAGTCAGCAGATTCAGCAAAAGAGATTGAAGGATTAATCATCGAAATTGTGAAGGAAATCAATACATCACTCGGCATGTTCCAATCTGTCAATCAAGAGGTGCAGACAGGACTTGACATCACAGATAAAACAGAAATGAGCTTCAAACGCATTTCTGAAATGACGAACCAAATCGCCGGCGAACTGCAAAATATGAGTGCGACGGTTCAGCAGCTTTCTGCCAGCTCCGAAGAAGTTTCGGGAGCGTCTGAGCACATTGCATCGATTTCAAAAGAAAGCTCAGCGCATATACAAGATATCGCGGCGTCAGCTGAAGAGCAGCTAGCTTCCATGGAAGAAATCAGCTCGTCTGCAGAGACCCTTTCCTCTATGGCGGAAGAGCTTCGGGATATGACCAAACGATTTAAAATTGAATAA
- the rhaE gene encoding bifunctional rhamnulose-1-phosphate aldolase/alcohol dehydrogenase (Evidence 1a: Function from experimental evidences in the studied strain; PubMedId: 24391637, 26712933; Product type e: enzyme): MVKHIWDSERAAQLPKGVEELVYRSNLIGSDRTVCNWGGGNTSMKTTEKDFRGREIEVMWVKGSGSDLATMKAHNFSGLKLDDIRPLIKRDQMPDEEMVDYLSHCMIDSKHPRPSIETLLHAFLPYKHVDHTHPDAIISICCADNGKQIAEDIYGNRFVWVPYVRPGFTLSKMIAEGVANNPHAELVLMEKHGLVTWGETSETCYQKTISIIQEAEQYINDRINQHEVFGGKRYQPLPEDKRKQILAGIMPVIRGAVSEEKKMILSYDDHDDVLEFVNSVQAPALSQIGAACPDHLVHTKRVPLYIDWNPETQDVHKLADLIKSGVETFTSEYQAYFTRNQQDGDQIFESAPRVILIPGIGMVNTGKSYAMSKVSGALYRRAIAVMKGATALGQFVSLHENESYHVEYWPLELYKLTLAPPEAEFSRKVALITGGAGGIGSAACRRFAAEGGHVIVADLNIEGAQKIAGEINDAYGKGRAMAVKMDVTKEEDVQSAFERAALAYGGIDIVVNNAGLATSSPFDETSLKEWNLNMNVLGTGYFLVAREAFKQMKHQNRGGSMVFVGSKNSVYAGKNASAYSSVKALETHLARCIAAEGGEFGIRVNSVLPDAVLQGSAIWGSSWREERAAAYGIEPDQLEEHYRKRTALLVNIYPEDIAEAIAFFASSKAEKTTGCMITVDGGVPAAFTR; this comes from the coding sequence ATGGTGAAACATATATGGGATTCAGAGCGAGCTGCACAGCTACCTAAAGGTGTAGAGGAATTGGTGTACAGGTCCAATCTGATCGGGTCAGACCGCACTGTCTGCAACTGGGGCGGGGGGAATACATCTATGAAAACAACGGAAAAGGATTTTAGAGGCCGTGAAATAGAAGTCATGTGGGTAAAAGGAAGCGGATCGGATTTGGCAACAATGAAAGCGCATAACTTTTCCGGTTTGAAATTAGATGATATCCGCCCGCTGATTAAAAGGGACCAAATGCCCGATGAAGAAATGGTAGACTACCTGTCTCATTGTATGATAGACAGCAAACATCCCCGCCCTTCAATTGAAACGCTATTACACGCTTTTCTGCCATACAAACATGTTGACCATACCCATCCAGATGCGATTATCAGCATATGCTGTGCGGATAATGGAAAACAAATCGCTGAAGACATTTACGGAAATCGGTTTGTATGGGTGCCATACGTCCGTCCTGGATTTACTTTGTCTAAAATGATCGCTGAAGGCGTAGCAAACAACCCCCACGCCGAGCTTGTATTAATGGAGAAACACGGCTTAGTCACTTGGGGAGAGACGTCTGAAACATGTTATCAAAAAACGATATCCATCATTCAAGAAGCCGAGCAGTATATTAACGATCGTATCAATCAGCATGAGGTATTCGGAGGCAAAAGGTATCAGCCGCTGCCGGAGGATAAAAGAAAACAAATCTTGGCAGGCATCATGCCTGTGATCAGAGGAGCAGTAAGTGAAGAAAAGAAAATGATCCTTTCCTATGATGATCATGACGATGTCTTGGAATTTGTAAACAGTGTCCAAGCGCCAGCACTTTCGCAAATCGGTGCGGCATGCCCGGATCACCTTGTTCACACAAAACGGGTTCCGCTGTACATTGATTGGAATCCGGAAACTCAAGATGTGCACAAGCTTGCAGATCTGATCAAGTCAGGAGTCGAGACCTTTACATCAGAGTATCAGGCTTACTTTACACGCAATCAGCAGGATGGGGATCAAATCTTTGAATCCGCCCCGCGGGTGATATTGATTCCTGGAATCGGAATGGTGAATACAGGAAAAAGTTATGCGATGTCTAAAGTAAGCGGGGCTTTATATCGGAGGGCCATCGCCGTAATGAAAGGAGCAACCGCTCTGGGGCAATTTGTTTCTTTACATGAAAATGAGTCCTACCATGTCGAATATTGGCCGCTCGAACTATATAAACTCACGCTGGCCCCGCCGGAAGCAGAATTTTCCCGAAAAGTAGCGCTGATAACTGGAGGAGCCGGCGGAATCGGCAGTGCGGCATGCCGCCGATTTGCAGCTGAGGGAGGGCACGTGATCGTAGCTGATCTGAATATAGAAGGCGCACAGAAAATTGCCGGGGAAATAAACGATGCATACGGAAAAGGACGGGCAATGGCTGTCAAAATGGATGTGACAAAGGAGGAAGACGTACAGTCAGCTTTTGAACGAGCGGCGCTTGCTTACGGCGGCATTGATATCGTCGTCAATAATGCCGGGCTGGCCACATCAAGCCCATTTGACGAAACAAGTCTAAAAGAATGGAATCTTAATATGAATGTTTTAGGAACAGGCTATTTCCTTGTAGCCCGTGAAGCGTTTAAACAGATGAAACATCAAAATAGAGGCGGAAGCATGGTATTTGTCGGATCGAAAAATTCAGTTTATGCGGGAAAAAACGCCTCTGCCTACAGCTCTGTTAAGGCGCTTGAAACCCATTTAGCAAGATGCATCGCAGCAGAAGGCGGAGAATTCGGCATTAGGGTCAACTCCGTTTTGCCTGATGCAGTTCTTCAAGGATCGGCAATCTGGGGTTCAAGCTGGCGTGAGGAACGAGCCGCGGCGTACGGGATTGAACCGGATCAGCTGGAGGAACATTACCGGA